The DNA window TGGCGATTGCGGCGCCCTGGGCACCGGTCGATCCCAGGACCGCGACTTGGATGGTGCTCTGTGTAGTCATAGTGCAACGGTGGCGTACCGCTAGCGTTGAAACAATGAAGGAATCATCCTGGGTGTTATGATTTTCACTCATGTCGGAAGTCAACGACGCTGGTGCGGATGTTCTGAGTTCGATTCTCTCGCCTTTGCGGCTTCGCGGGGTGTACCACTCGGACTGCCGTCTGCATCAGGGCTGGGCATTGCGAGGCACGCAAGAACCGCGTGCCTTGATCCACTACATGCTCGATGGCAACGCCGTGGTCTCGCTCGGAGCCGATGCTCAGCATCACCTCGCCGCGGGAGACTTGGCGATCTTTCCGCGTGGTGCAGCCCATATCGTTTCCGGCGAAGCAACTTCGACGGCGGTGAACATCAGCGATCTGCTTCCAGCACGTGGCCCCGGCACGACGGCCGCTCTCACGCTGGGTGATCATTCTACTCCGCAGATCGGCCGAATGCTCTGTGGCGGGCTCGATTACGACGTGTCCGCGGAATACCTGCTGTATCGGATGTTGCCCGATGTGATGATCGTACGGCGCGATCGGGTTGTCGAGCAGCCGTTGCTCGGACACCTTCTGCGCGGAATCCTCGCTGAAACGGATGCTCCGGGGAATGGGACGGAGACTGTGCAGCTTCGATCGTTCGAGCTCGCATATCTGCTCGGACTGCGGCTTGCGCTGAACGACGACGTCGACGCTCATGTTGGGAGGGCGCTGCGTCACCCGCGGCTTGGTAGGGCGTTGATCACGATGAATATGGACTACGCCAAGCCGTGGACCGTGCGCTCTCTCGCTGAGTTGAGTGGATTGCCGCAGTCGACGTTTGCGCGTGAGTTCACGACGACGATCGGCCGCACTCCGGCCGTGTACTTGCGTGATCGGAGGCTGCTGGAAACGCGGAGGCTCCTCGAGAGCAGTACCGATTCGCTGGAGAGAATCGCCCGGGCAGTCGGCTATGGCAGCACCATCGGGCTTCATCAGGCGTTCACCAGGGAGTTCGGTCTCACCCCGGGCAAATACCGAAGCACGCGTGTCTGCTCGAGCTGATCAAGGGGCACCGGCCGACATTGTTTGCCCGTCTAACCTTGATTGCCATCTTCCAAAGCGGAGCGTCTAATGAATAGCCGAGATGCTGCGGCGAAGAGTTGCCCAGCTCCATGATGTGAGATCTGTTGTTGCTGTACAGCGTCCGAGATCGGATACGAACCGGTCTGGGACCGTGTCCAACCGGTGAGCCCGAAGCGCGTTCATCCACATTTTCTACGCAGTCGGGTTTGGCCTCGCGTCGGTGATCGGTATCGCTGACCGGGGTTGCCGAGTACGCGCGTAAAGGGAATGGGTGGAGGCACTATGGCTGAGTCACTCGGCGACACCAGCAAGCGATTGATCGTGTGCTGCGATGGCACCTGGAAGCGGTCCGACGACCGAGACGTCTCCAACATCGAGAAGATTGCCCGTGCGATCGACACGAGGCCCACGCAAGGAAAGCCGATTCAGGTTGTTCACTACACCGCGGGAGTTGGCACCGGCGCGACTGTCATGGAACGCGGGTTGGGTGGCGCCCTGGGGCTCGGTCTCAACATTTCGCTGATCGGGGCCTATCGTTTTCTCGCCCTCAATTACTTGCCGGGTGACGAAATTTTCATCTTCGGTTTCAGTCGAGGTGCCTACACAGCGCGGAGCCTTGTGGGAATGATCGACACCATCGGTTTGCTTACCCCTGAGGGGGTGGGGAAGAACAAGCTTCGCGAGGCGATCAGCGTCTACCGCGGACGAGCGCATCCTGGCGAGATCGACTTGCCTGCCGAGGAACTGGTCCAGAAGTTCCGAGAAAATTGTCACCCCTTCGATAAGGTTACGGTCGAATTTCTAGGAGTATTCGATACCGTTGGTGCACTGGGGATTCCAGGAATAACCAGGCGCAAACATCGATTCCATTGCGTCGCGATGCCGAGTTCGATACGGGTGCACACAGCGCGGCAAGCACTCGCTCTGCATGAGCGTCGTCGGGCATACACGCCTGCCGTATGGTCGCAGAAGGGTAAGAAACACGACGATCTGAAACAGGTGTGGTTCGACGGCGTACACAGTGATATCGGGGGCGGATATTCCGAAAGTAAATTCTCGGATCGCACGCTCCTGTGGATGCTCAACGAAGCGAAATTGCGCGGGATGAGAATCAACGACAGTTCGATCGTCGAGAATCTGCAGCTGTGCAGGGAAGATCCTCGCCACAACACGTTGACCTTGGGGCACAAGATCCTCAATGCGTTCAGTTGGACGCGGGAAAAACTCCGTCTGAAGAGCAGGCTGACGGGAAAGTTCAGGAACGGGTTCCGCGTTCTCGAAACGACAAGTAGCAACGAAAGCGGTGACCCATCCATCCGAATCGCCGACGTCTCACGTGAGCGGCGGACCGAGAGGGCGGAAGGTGCGGTTCGTAATCCGAACTACAACAAGTGGGTCGACTTGTTGAAGAGCCGTCAGATTCCTGAATGCGATCGAGTGGAACCGACTCCCGAGATCTCCGCCGATGGGCAAATCGTTTGGAAGCTCCCGGATCCAAGTTCTCGACACCCTGAGGACCCGTTGCAGCCGATGGGCGCACCAGAACGGAGACCCTGACGGCACGCAGGGAGCAACACGATCGGGCTTAGTCAGATTCGGCGTGACTCTTTTCGAGCACCGGAGCAAACGTGTTGGTGACCCCGGAACCGGGAGGGTAGTTCAACGCTCATCCCAGAAAGAGCTACGAAATCTTCGTCGCGACGCGGTTCGCGAGGAAGGCGTACTCGCGATCGAGCCGAGTCGCCCCTGTTGGGCGGGGGATGACAACGCGGCCTGTCACCTTTTCATCCGAGGAGAATTGGGTACGGGTCAGATCAATATCCGTTCCATCGGGTAACAGGTTCCACCAGTGGTAGTCGACCTGCACACCACCGACGTGCACCTCGCCGCGAACGAGGTCGCCGCCGAAGTAGTCATGGACAACGATTGCGGTGGTCGCGCACTGGCCGCGCGACGGGTTTGCCTCGGTCCAGGAGCTGACGTCCTCGGGCGCACAGGTGTCCGGGCCCCAAGACTCGCGAAGTGCTGCAGTCAGCTGGGTGAGGGAGACGCGAGGCATTGCCGCAGAATACATGCGAGCTTGGCGGCGAACTTCGGCCAATCTAGGAGGTGGCGCTGCCGACAGTGGGCAGGTCACCCGAGAACAGAGTCAGGCAGCGAGCGGCTCGGACCAGTTCTCTGAATCCCGAAGGATCTCGCGCCACCGCTGACGGTTTGTTGCGAGTGCCTCGGGCTCGTCGGGGGCACTCGCAGTTCGTACGAGGATTCGGAGCGCGTGGGCGGCGGGGATCAACCCGGCCTTCTCGCGGTAGGACAGAGCAGCGAGTTCTGCGCGTGCACGCTCTGGTGAGTACCCGCAGAGCCGAACGAGGGTACGGACCTCGTCATCGATCTGGTTGAACTGAGCATCGGACACGGTGTCACCTCTTCCGGTTGGAAAGCCCATTTTCAGACGTGAGCCGAAGGATGTCCACTGTTTTGATCGTGATGATTCTTCATAACCGATTTCGTCGTCTCGACCGCGCAAATTAGCCACACGTCCATGTTCTCGTCACAGACCGTGCCCGCCCGTGTAGTGAAGTTGCTGTGGGATCCATGGGCGCAAGCACACCGAGCCTGGCGGGGCTCAAACGTATGTGTTGGCAGTCGGTGTTCCGGATATGTAGCTAGTTCTGCGCGGTCGCGCCTATCAGTAAGGAATGGCTATGACGAACGTGACAGTGTTTGGAACCGGGTACCTTGGTGCGACTCACGCTGCCTGTATGGCCGAGTTGGGCCACAAGGTGCTTGGCGTGGACGTCGACCCGGCCAAACTCGCGAAGCTCGAAGCGGGCGAGGTCCCGTTCTACGAGCCTGGGCTCGAAGAGGTTCTTCAGCGGAACATCGCAGCAGGACGTCTCCGGTTCACTTCTTCCTACGAAGAGGCCGCGGAGTTCGCTGACGTCCACTTCCTAGGCGTAGGAACGCCACAGAAAAAGGGCGAATTCGCGGCCGACATGATCTATGTCGACTCCGTCATCGAGACCCTCGCCCCGTTGCTCACCAAGCCGGCCGTCGTCTTCGGCAAGTCAACCGTCCCCGTCGGTACCGCTGCCCGGTTGGGACAGCTTGCTCGCGAGCTCGCGCCTGCGGGTGATGATGTCGAGATCGCCTGGAACCCGGAATTCCTGCGCGAGGGCTTTGCCGTCCAGGACACCCTGCATCCCGACAGACTGGTTCTGGGGGTAGATCGTGACAGGCCAGGTCGTGCGGAAGCGCTCGCCCGTGAGGTTTACGCGCAGCTCCTCGACGAGAACATCCCATTCCTGGTGACCGATCTGGCGACAGCCGAGCTGGTCAAGGCCTCCGCCAACGCATTCCTGGCAACCAAGATATCGTTCATCAACGCCATCGCCGAGGTCTGTGAGGCGTCCGGCGCGGATGTGAAGATCCTGGCCGACGCGATCGGTCATGACGACCGTATCGGGCGCAAGTTCTTGAACGCAGGTATCGGGTTCGGTGGTGGCTGCCTCCCCAAGGACATCCGTGCGTTCATGGCCCGTGCGGGCGAGCTGGGCGCGGACCAGGCGTTGACGTTCCTTCGCGAGGTCGACAGCATTAACATGCGCCGACGAACCCGGATGGTGGAGTTGGCCAGGGAAGCATGCGGCTCGCTGCTCGGTGCTCGCGTCGGCGTCCTGGGTGCCGCGTTCAAGCCAGACTCCGACGATGTCCGTGACTCGCCTGCTCTCAATGTCGCTGGTCAGATCCAGCTTCAGGGCGCTGCCGTGAATGTCTATGACCCGAAGGCCATGGACAACTCGCGGGCCCTCTTTCCGACGCTCGGCTACAGCACGTCGGCGCTCGACGCGTGTCAGGGCGCGGACGTCGTCTTGGTGCTCACCGAGTGGAAAGAGTTCAAGGCGCTGAAGCCTGCGGACCTCGATGGAGTGGTTCGGGCCAAAACCCTGATCGACGGCCGCAACTGCCTCGACCCGGAGGAATGGCGGGCGGCTGGTTGGACCTATCGCGGGTTGGGCCGTCCGTAACCAGTCTCAGTGACTGATTCGGCAGGACACAGGCAATTGTGCGCGCAGGCAGCCGCACCGATTATTGCGGTCATTCAACTGAACTACAGATTTCTTTCCTCGAGTTTGTGAAGCCGTATCAAACCGGGGAAAATCACCGATTGATCCCGTCAGAGCGTCCGTGGGATTGACCTTCGTGAAATTATGTTTACACTTCATAAAACCAATCACGAATGAATGTTTCGCTTGTGTTACTGCTCCGGGCGGGTAGCAACTGACTGTGATGTGAACGCAGAGATCAGCTGCAACGCAGTTAGATTCGACAAAGAAGTAGGGGTCACCCCATCGATCGGCAACAAAGGTCGAATGATTGTCGATTCACTCCGTCGCGGGAACTCTCATGCGCAACCCCACGGGTCGATCGTGAGTGTGGTAAACAAACTGGGTCGGTGTAATCATTTTGTGATGTGACCCACTCGGCGAGTCGCTTTCCAGATGGCATGCGAAAATTTGAATGCTTGAGCCGCGACGAAGTTGCAACCGGGTCCCTCATGTCAGTGACGACGTGTCGTGACCACAGTTCATGGACCAGAGGCAGTCGACACAAGCTCAAAGGCAGAAGTGAGGAGGGGGCTGGTGGCAAC is part of the Rhodococcus sovatensis genome and encodes:
- a CDS encoding UDP-glucose/GDP-mannose dehydrogenase family protein, giving the protein MTNVTVFGTGYLGATHAACMAELGHKVLGVDVDPAKLAKLEAGEVPFYEPGLEEVLQRNIAAGRLRFTSSYEEAAEFADVHFLGVGTPQKKGEFAADMIYVDSVIETLAPLLTKPAVVFGKSTVPVGTAARLGQLARELAPAGDDVEIAWNPEFLREGFAVQDTLHPDRLVLGVDRDRPGRAEALAREVYAQLLDENIPFLVTDLATAELVKASANAFLATKISFINAIAEVCEASGADVKILADAIGHDDRIGRKFLNAGIGFGGGCLPKDIRAFMARAGELGADQALTFLREVDSINMRRRTRMVELAREACGSLLGARVGVLGAAFKPDSDDVRDSPALNVAGQIQLQGAAVNVYDPKAMDNSRALFPTLGYSTSALDACQGADVVLVLTEWKEFKALKPADLDGVVRAKTLIDGRNCLDPEEWRAAGWTYRGLGRP
- a CDS encoding DUF2235 domain-containing protein produces the protein MAESLGDTSKRLIVCCDGTWKRSDDRDVSNIEKIARAIDTRPTQGKPIQVVHYTAGVGTGATVMERGLGGALGLGLNISLIGAYRFLALNYLPGDEIFIFGFSRGAYTARSLVGMIDTIGLLTPEGVGKNKLREAISVYRGRAHPGEIDLPAEELVQKFRENCHPFDKVTVEFLGVFDTVGALGIPGITRRKHRFHCVAMPSSIRVHTARQALALHERRRAYTPAVWSQKGKKHDDLKQVWFDGVHSDIGGGYSESKFSDRTLLWMLNEAKLRGMRINDSSIVENLQLCREDPRHNTLTLGHKILNAFSWTREKLRLKSRLTGKFRNGFRVLETTSSNESGDPSIRIADVSRERRTERAEGAVRNPNYNKWVDLLKSRQIPECDRVEPTPEISADGQIVWKLPDPSSRHPEDPLQPMGAPERRP
- a CDS encoding AraC family transcriptional regulator, which encodes MSEVNDAGADVLSSILSPLRLRGVYHSDCRLHQGWALRGTQEPRALIHYMLDGNAVVSLGADAQHHLAAGDLAIFPRGAAHIVSGEATSTAVNISDLLPARGPGTTAALTLGDHSTPQIGRMLCGGLDYDVSAEYLLYRMLPDVMIVRRDRVVEQPLLGHLLRGILAETDAPGNGTETVQLRSFELAYLLGLRLALNDDVDAHVGRALRHPRLGRALITMNMDYAKPWTVRSLAELSGLPQSTFAREFTTTIGRTPAVYLRDRRLLETRRLLESSTDSLERIARAVGYGSTIGLHQAFTREFGLTPGKYRSTRVCSS
- a CDS encoding YunG family protein produces the protein MPRVSLTQLTAALRESWGPDTCAPEDVSSWTEANPSRGQCATTAIVVHDYFGGDLVRGEVHVGGVQVDYHWWNLLPDGTDIDLTRTQFSSDEKVTGRVVIPRPTGATRLDREYAFLANRVATKIS